From the genome of Solidesulfovibrio carbinolicus, one region includes:
- the pstC gene encoding phosphate ABC transporter permease subunit PstC yields MAMSRQSKDNLIRNAFFLTALSSIVALALIMLYLFIEGLPIFKIVSVTDFLFGHYWYPTSEPHEFGIFPLIVASLAVTALSSAIAIPLGVMTAIYLAEIASRRTRDIFKPIVELLAALPSVVIGFFGMVVVAPFIQETFDLATGLNLFNAAMMLAFMSVPTICSVSEDAIYAVPRELKEASLALGATHFETIAKVVLPASLSGISTAVMLGMSRAIGETMVVLMVAGGAAMIPTSIFSPVRPMPSSIAAEMAEASFRGDHYRALFAIGIVLFLFTLAFNLIASHVAEKHKQVGAATL; encoded by the coding sequence ATGGCCATGTCGCGCCAGTCCAAGGACAACCTGATCCGCAACGCCTTTTTCCTCACGGCCTTAAGCTCCATCGTGGCCCTGGCCCTTATTATGCTCTACCTCTTCATCGAGGGCCTGCCGATCTTCAAGATCGTCTCGGTGACGGACTTCCTTTTCGGCCACTACTGGTATCCCACTTCCGAACCCCATGAGTTCGGCATCTTTCCGCTCATCGTAGCCTCGCTGGCCGTCACGGCCCTGTCCTCGGCCATCGCCATCCCCCTGGGCGTCATGACCGCCATCTACCTGGCCGAAATCGCCAGCCGCCGCACCCGCGACATCTTCAAGCCCATCGTGGAGCTGCTGGCCGCCCTGCCTTCCGTGGTCATCGGCTTTTTCGGCATGGTGGTGGTCGCGCCGTTTATCCAGGAAACCTTTGATCTGGCCACCGGGCTCAACCTTTTTAACGCCGCCATGATGCTGGCGTTCATGTCCGTGCCCACCATTTGCTCGGTGTCCGAGGACGCCATCTACGCCGTGCCCCGGGAACTCAAGGAAGCCTCCCTGGCCCTGGGGGCCACCCACTTCGAGACCATCGCCAAAGTGGTACTGCCGGCCTCGCTGTCGGGCATCTCCACCGCCGTCATGCTCGGCATGTCCCGGGCCATAGGCGAGACCATGGTCGTGTTGATGGTGGCCGGCGGCGCGGCCATGATCCCCACCTCGATTTTCTCCCCGGTGCGGCCCATGCCGTCGAGCATCGCCGCCGAAATGGCCGAGGCGTCCTTCCGCGGCGACCACTACCGGGCGCTTTTCGCCATCGGCATCGTGCTGTTCCTTTTCACCCTGGCCTTTAATCTCATCGCCAGCCATGTGGCCGAAAAGCACAAGCAGGTCGGCGCGGCCACCCTGTAA
- a CDS encoding PstS family phosphate ABC transporter substrate-binding protein, which yields MKKLIGIVAAFLMMASTALADTTIKVDGSTTVLPIMQKVVEAYMKAHPDVKISVSGGGSGNGIKALIDGATDVAMASRAMQPKELDLAKTKNIAPKQIVCAVDAIVPVVNPANKLTEITTDQLKDLYMGKITSWKDLGGEGPVVVISRDTSSGTYESWEELVMKKERVFPGALMQASSGAVVQAVSKNKNALGYIGIGYLDASTKALKVNGVEPTAENAKAKKFPVSRDLYIYTNGEPAGAVKGLIDFLLGAEGQKLVKEAGFVSIN from the coding sequence ATGAAAAAGCTTATTGGCATCGTGGCCGCGTTTCTGATGATGGCCTCTACCGCTCTGGCCGACACCACCATCAAGGTCGACGGTTCCACCACCGTTCTGCCCATCATGCAGAAGGTCGTCGAGGCCTACATGAAGGCGCACCCCGACGTGAAGATCTCGGTTTCCGGCGGCGGCTCGGGCAACGGCATCAAGGCGCTCATCGACGGCGCCACCGATGTTGCCATGGCCTCCCGCGCCATGCAGCCCAAGGAACTCGACCTGGCCAAGACCAAAAACATCGCGCCCAAGCAGATCGTGTGCGCCGTCGACGCCATCGTGCCCGTGGTCAACCCGGCCAACAAGCTGACCGAGATCACCACCGACCAGCTCAAAGACCTCTACATGGGCAAGATCACCTCCTGGAAGGACCTGGGCGGCGAAGGCCCGGTGGTCGTCATCTCCCGCGACACCTCTTCGGGCACCTACGAGAGCTGGGAAGAGCTGGTCATGAAGAAGGAGCGCGTGTTCCCGGGCGCCCTCATGCAGGCTTCCAGCGGCGCCGTGGTTCAGGCCGTGAGCAAGAACAAGAACGCCCTGGGCTACATCGGCATAGGCTATCTCGACGCCTCCACCAAGGCCCTGAAGGTCAACGGCGTCGAGCCCACGGCCGAAAACGCCAAGGCCAAGAAGTTCCCCGTCTCCCGCGACCTCTACATCTACACCAACGGCGAGCCCGCCGGCGCGGTCAAGGGCTTGATCGACTTCCTGCTTGGCGCCGAAGGCCAGAAGCTCGTCAAGGAAGCCGGCTTCGTCTCGATCAACTAA
- the rpe gene encoding ribulose-phosphate 3-epimerase, which yields MTPPFILSPSLLSSDFARLADELAALEAAGLSWVHLDVMDGQFVPNITFGPPLIAAMRKTSRLYFDTHLMIERPERYLAEFRAAGSDLICVHAEATVHLERAVAEIARLGAAPAVALNPATPLSAVEWLLPQLDMVLIMTVNPGFGGQSFIPFCLDKIRALSALRRERGLSFRIQVDGGVTPDNTAALLAAGADVLVSGSAFFGHPPYKERLDVFHAAAVSKPA from the coding sequence ATGACGCCGCCGTTTATTTTGTCGCCCTCGCTTCTGTCCTCGGATTTCGCCCGGCTGGCCGACGAATTGGCCGCCCTGGAAGCGGCCGGATTATCCTGGGTCCACCTTGACGTCATGGACGGGCAGTTCGTGCCCAACATCACGTTCGGGCCGCCGCTTATCGCCGCCATGCGCAAAACGAGCCGGCTGTATTTCGACACCCACCTCATGATTGAGCGGCCCGAACGCTATCTGGCCGAATTCCGGGCGGCCGGCTCGGACCTCATCTGCGTCCATGCCGAGGCCACCGTCCACCTGGAACGGGCCGTGGCCGAGATCGCCCGTCTGGGCGCGGCCCCGGCCGTGGCGCTCAATCCGGCCACGCCGCTTTCGGCCGTGGAATGGCTGCTGCCCCAGTTGGACATGGTACTCATCATGACCGTCAACCCGGGCTTTGGCGGCCAGTCCTTCATCCCCTTCTGCCTGGACAAGATCCGGGCCTTAAGCGCCCTGCGCCGGGAGCGGGGACTTTCCTTCCGCATCCAGGTCGATGGCGGCGTGACCCCGGACAACACGGCCGCCCTGCTGGCCGCCGGAGCCGACGTCCTGGTTTCGGGCTCGGCCTTTTTCGGACACCCCCCCTACAAGGAACGCCTCGATGTCTTTCACGCGGCGGCCGTCTCCAAACCGGCCTAG
- the pstA gene encoding phosphate ABC transporter permease PstA, with product MNQTALTHAGLARRHRTQKIMWGVFGASSLINMAALVLICGFLLVKGLPAISWSFLTEMPRDSMTAGGILPCILGTLYLSLGTMCVAFPLGVASAIYLNEYARPGRTLRLIRLGINNLAGVPSVVFGLFGLAFFVTFFGLGVSLLSGILTLSILVLPVIIGTAEEALKSVPQTYREASLGLGATKWQTIRLVVLPAAMPGMLTGAILGLSRVAGETAAIMFTASVFFTPYLPTNITDSVMALPYHIYVLATAGTDIDQTRPLQYGTALVLIVLVLGMNLGAILYRAKLQKKR from the coding sequence ATGAACCAGACCGCCCTCACCCATGCCGGGCTGGCCCGCCGCCACCGCACCCAAAAAATCATGTGGGGCGTTTTCGGGGCCTCCTCGCTCATCAACATGGCCGCCTTGGTGCTTATCTGCGGCTTTTTGCTCGTCAAAGGCTTGCCGGCCATCAGCTGGTCGTTTTTGACCGAAATGCCCCGCGACTCCATGACCGCCGGCGGCATCCTGCCCTGCATCCTGGGCACCCTCTATTTAAGCCTGGGCACCATGTGCGTGGCCTTTCCCCTGGGCGTGGCCTCGGCCATCTATCTCAACGAATACGCCCGGCCCGGCCGCACCCTGCGGCTGATCCGCCTGGGCATCAACAACCTGGCCGGCGTGCCCTCGGTGGTCTTCGGCCTGTTCGGCCTGGCCTTTTTCGTCACCTTCTTCGGCCTGGGCGTGAGCCTTTTGTCGGGCATCCTGACCCTGTCCATCCTCGTGTTGCCGGTCATCATCGGCACCGCCGAAGAGGCGCTCAAGTCCGTGCCCCAGACCTACCGCGAAGCCTCGCTGGGCCTTGGGGCCACCAAGTGGCAGACCATCCGGCTGGTGGTCCTGCCGGCGGCCATGCCCGGCATGCTCACCGGCGCGATCCTGGGCCTTTCCCGGGTGGCCGGCGAAACCGCGGCCATCATGTTCACGGCCTCGGTCTTTTTCACGCCCTACCTGCCCACAAACATCACCGATTCGGTCATGGCCCTGCCGTACCACATCTACGTCCTGGCCACGGCTGGGACTGACATCGACCAGACCCGGCCCCTGCAATACGGCACGGCGCTGGTGCTCATCGTTCTGGTCCTCGGCATGAACCTCGGGGCCATCCTCTACCGGGCCAAGCTGCAAAAGAAGCGGTAG
- a CDS encoding hybrid sensor histidine kinase/response regulator, with amino-acid sequence MAGAATAGVLAVAMVLAAGWYREHLWLVWEPGDLRLFYAVLALCVGLPAVLVGFCTDRQLRLRQALAGREAEAARISETLARTQRGLVALGAVSHELLRATDRSSLIQNICTILVEHAGYSLAWVGLVEPGPDKRVRVAAWAGQDGSWLDVLGLRYDESIQGQGPTGTAIRLGQPVIVADMHEEAFFRDWPARPEALGRYRSAFSFPLRQAGRVAGALTIFEVSRRDFGDEELRLLTRMAEDASHGLELLRLSQSRDRTTTLLRQALRMGAAMSRTALDLAGGGQDLRELAARTLRHALWLTGSPIGAIGMSSRPTGRLDWLAVATADGAIGSVPPEDCTLFPDDAGRFAGPFAEAINAGKPVVVDHAADLDGYGPPDAAFLQVSRFLAMPLRREQRVVGVLLLADAPRPYAERDIRGTARLAVLYSMAAARRRIEKDLIAARRRAEAASEAKTQFLANISHELRTPINGILGMAQLAVLEGGTAGQDEYWQTVRDATDKLIEIVDNLLELANVESGSLSPMLREFSLRRLAESLRGSFSVRSGLAGLSFSFDLDGALPDKLLGDPFRLRQILSNLIDNAIRFTPSGSVTVRVRRLEPLAAMAQRRVLVAADFSGLCLEFAITDTGIGIPLAKQAAIFETFVLAEEPLTKRYGGSGMGLSIARRLAELLGGSIRVESRPEYGSTFYLAVPLWLASPPADDDEGDSREPVRLPRLRIMVVEDEAVNRLALARGLRKLGHDVIEAGNGEDALRRLSMEPVDVVVMDIQMPVMDGLTAVAHIRNGEVPGTNRRLPVVALTAYALEGDRERFLAAGMDEFVTKPCDMDVLLRAVAKVVKDKPAA; translated from the coding sequence ATGGCCGGCGCGGCCACGGCGGGGGTGCTTGCCGTGGCCATGGTGCTGGCGGCCGGCTGGTACCGCGAGCACCTGTGGCTGGTCTGGGAGCCCGGCGACTTGCGGCTGTTTTACGCGGTATTGGCGCTTTGCGTCGGGTTGCCGGCGGTTTTGGTGGGGTTTTGCACCGACCGCCAGCTCCGGTTGCGTCAGGCCCTGGCCGGCCGCGAGGCCGAGGCGGCCCGCATCAGCGAAACACTGGCCCGCACCCAACGGGGGCTGGTGGCCCTGGGCGCGGTCAGCCATGAATTGCTCCGGGCCACCGACCGCAGCAGCCTCATCCAGAACATTTGCACCATCCTGGTGGAGCATGCCGGCTACAGTCTGGCCTGGGTGGGCCTGGTCGAACCCGGACCGGACAAACGGGTGCGGGTGGCGGCCTGGGCCGGACAGGACGGCAGCTGGCTTGACGTCCTGGGCCTGCGCTACGACGAATCGATTCAGGGCCAGGGCCCCACGGGCACGGCCATCCGTCTGGGGCAACCGGTCATTGTCGCCGACATGCACGAAGAGGCGTTTTTCCGCGACTGGCCGGCCCGTCCCGAGGCCTTGGGCCGTTATCGCAGCGCCTTTTCCTTTCCCCTGCGCCAGGCCGGTCGCGTGGCCGGGGCGCTGACCATCTTTGAAGTCTCGCGGCGGGATTTCGGCGACGAGGAACTCCGCCTGCTCACCCGCATGGCCGAAGACGCTTCCCACGGCCTGGAGCTGTTGCGCCTGTCCCAAAGCCGGGACCGGACCACGACCCTGTTGCGCCAGGCCTTGCGCATGGGCGCGGCCATGTCGCGCACGGCCCTGGATCTGGCCGGCGGCGGCCAGGACCTGCGCGAGCTGGCGGCCCGGACCCTGCGCCACGCCCTGTGGCTGACCGGCAGTCCCATCGGGGCCATCGGCATGTCCTCCCGGCCCACCGGACGTCTGGACTGGCTGGCCGTGGCCACGGCCGACGGGGCCATCGGCTCGGTGCCGCCCGAGGACTGCACCCTTTTTCCCGATGACGCCGGCCGGTTCGCCGGCCCCTTTGCCGAGGCCATAAACGCCGGCAAGCCGGTAGTGGTCGATCATGCCGCCGATCTCGACGGCTACGGCCCGCCGGATGCGGCGTTTTTGCAGGTGTCGCGGTTTCTGGCCATGCCGCTGCGGCGCGAGCAGCGCGTGGTCGGCGTGCTGCTGTTGGCCGACGCGCCCAGGCCCTACGCCGAACGGGACATTCGCGGCACGGCCCGGCTGGCGGTGCTCTACAGCATGGCGGCGGCCCGGCGGCGCATCGAGAAGGACTTGATCGCGGCCCGGCGGCGGGCCGAGGCGGCCAGCGAGGCCAAGACCCAGTTTCTCGCCAACATCAGCCACGAGCTGCGCACCCCCATCAACGGCATCCTGGGCATGGCCCAGCTGGCCGTGCTGGAGGGCGGCACGGCCGGCCAGGACGAATACTGGCAGACCGTGCGCGACGCCACCGACAAGCTCATCGAAATCGTGGACAATCTGCTGGAGCTGGCCAACGTCGAGTCCGGCTCGCTGTCGCCCATGCTGCGCGAATTCAGCCTGCGCCGGCTGGCGGAATCGCTTCGCGGCTCGTTTTCGGTGCGCTCTGGACTGGCCGGCCTGTCGTTTAGCTTCGACCTCGACGGCGCCTTGCCGGACAAGCTTTTGGGCGACCCGTTCCGGCTGCGCCAGATCCTTTCCAACCTCATCGACAACGCCATCCGCTTCACCCCGTCGGGCAGCGTGACGGTGCGGGTGCGCCGGTTGGAGCCGCTGGCGGCCATGGCCCAGCGCCGGGTGCTGGTGGCGGCGGATTTCAGCGGCCTGTGCCTGGAGTTCGCCATAACCGACACCGGCATCGGCATCCCCTTGGCCAAGCAGGCGGCCATCTTCGAGACGTTCGTCCTGGCTGAGGAGCCGCTGACCAAGCGCTACGGCGGCTCGGGCATGGGACTGTCCATCGCCCGGCGGCTGGCCGAGCTCCTTGGCGGCAGCATCCGGGTGGAGAGCCGGCCGGAATACGGCAGCACGTTCTATCTGGCCGTGCCGCTGTGGCTGGCCAGTCCGCCTGCGGACGACGACGAGGGCGATAGCCGCGAGCCGGTTCGGCTGCCGCGGCTGCGCATCATGGTTGTCGAGGACGAGGCGGTGAACCGCCTGGCCCTGGCGCGCGGGCTGCGCAAGCTCGGCCACGACGTCATCGAGGCGGGCAACGGCGAGGACGCCTTGCGGCGGCTGTCCATGGAGCCGGTGGACGTGGTGGTGATGGACATCCAGATGCCGGTGATGGACGGGCTGACCGCCGTGGCCCACATCCGCAACGGCGAGGTGCCGGGCACGAACCGGCGCTTGCCGGTGGTGGCGCTGACGGCCTACGCCCTGGAAGGCGACCGCGAACGGTTCCTGGCCGCCGGCATGGACGAGTTCGTGACCAAGCCTTGCGACATGGACGTGCTGCTGCGGGCCGTGGCCAAGGTGGTCAAGGACAAGCCGGCGGCCTAG
- the fcl gene encoding GDP-L-fucose synthase — MNMPHEAAAGPIFVAGHRGLVGSAIAKVLAAKGHDVLSRTHRELDLTSQAEVSAFFAAAKPAAVFLAAAKVGGIHANSAYPADFIRDNLLIQTNVIDAAYKSGVKKLVFLGSSCIYPKFAPQPMPESALLTGPLEETNQWYAIAKIAGIKMCQAYRRQYGFDAISLMPTNLYGPGDNFTPVNSHVIPALMRRFHEARTRGDAAVTVWGTGKALREFLHVRDMAEAAVACFERYDDEEIINIGTGQELAIAELARLMAKVTGFAGDIVFDPSRPDGTPRKLVDISRLKALGWTPTISLETGLAETYQWFLDNIESARLD, encoded by the coding sequence ATGAACATGCCCCATGAAGCCGCCGCCGGCCCCATTTTCGTCGCCGGCCACCGGGGCCTTGTCGGCTCCGCCATCGCCAAGGTTCTCGCCGCCAAAGGCCACGACGTCCTCAGCCGCACCCATCGGGAACTCGACCTGACCAGCCAGGCCGAGGTCAGCGCCTTTTTCGCGGCCGCCAAGCCGGCCGCCGTGTTCCTGGCCGCGGCCAAGGTCGGCGGCATCCACGCCAACAGCGCCTATCCGGCCGATTTCATCCGCGACAACCTGCTCATCCAGACCAACGTCATTGACGCGGCCTATAAAAGCGGCGTGAAAAAACTCGTGTTCCTGGGGTCCTCCTGCATCTACCCCAAATTCGCCCCGCAACCCATGCCGGAATCGGCGCTTTTGACCGGCCCCCTGGAAGAAACCAACCAGTGGTACGCCATCGCCAAGATCGCCGGCATCAAGATGTGCCAGGCCTACCGCCGCCAATACGGCTTTGACGCCATAAGCCTCATGCCGACCAATCTTTACGGCCCCGGCGACAACTTCACGCCAGTCAATTCCCACGTCATTCCCGCGCTCATGCGCCGCTTCCACGAAGCCAGGACGCGCGGCGACGCGGCGGTCACGGTCTGGGGCACGGGCAAGGCGCTGCGCGAATTTCTCCATGTACGCGACATGGCCGAGGCGGCCGTAGCCTGTTTCGAGCGCTACGACGACGAGGAGATCATCAACATCGGCACCGGCCAGGAGCTCGCCATCGCCGAGCTGGCCCGGCTCATGGCCAAGGTCACCGGGTTTGCCGGCGACATCGTTTTCGACCCGTCCCGCCCCGACGGCACGCCCCGCAAACTCGTGGACATAAGCCGCCTCAAGGCCCTGGGCTGGACCCCCACCATCAGCCTGGAGACGGGGTTGGCCGAAACCTACCAGTGGTTCCTCGACAACATCGAATCCGCCCGCCTGGATTAA
- a CDS encoding PhoH family protein — protein sequence MTDGGDATGRKNYVLDTNVLIENPQCVLKLRNGVENAIHIPYHVLMELEALKKTPKLRHIVANVIGVLSDNRDHIHFIQNDKSHSAFTDIVDNHILDEIQASTIDDPVLVTNDRILKLQAELRGIKSEELRDSKPFESESQRYTGFVEEGEDIVPNCFSWREGKPVLHAPDGERVISHTCDVWNVRPRTVYQNLALELIMAPHIDLVSIQSEAGYGKTFLALAAALYAVQEKKQFDKIFVLKPTIEIGAKMGYLPGDVSEKMEPYVKYVFDLLVKLHRCRAANKVFLNPNDEMLRVNPKKFEILPLAYVRGMNIENAFVVIDEAQNLARSEVRALLTRMGEGVKCVVLGDTSQVDNPYLNEANNGLNWIVRKFKGFPNYAHIVLKGERSRGPITDMVLRSKL from the coding sequence ATGACCGACGGCGGCGACGCGACGGGACGCAAGAACTACGTCCTGGACACCAACGTGCTCATCGAAAATCCGCAATGCGTGCTCAAGCTGCGAAACGGCGTGGAAAACGCCATCCACATTCCCTACCACGTGCTCATGGAGCTGGAGGCGCTCAAAAAAACGCCCAAGCTGCGCCATATCGTGGCCAACGTCATCGGCGTTTTAAGCGATAACCGCGACCACATCCACTTCATCCAAAACGACAAGAGCCATTCCGCTTTCACCGACATCGTCGACAACCACATCCTCGACGAAATCCAGGCCTCCACCATCGATGACCCGGTGCTGGTCACCAACGACCGAATCCTCAAGCTCCAGGCCGAACTGCGCGGCATCAAAAGCGAGGAGCTGCGCGACTCCAAGCCCTTCGAGTCGGAATCCCAGCGCTACACCGGCTTCGTGGAAGAGGGCGAGGACATCGTGCCCAACTGCTTCAGTTGGCGCGAGGGCAAACCCGTGCTCCACGCCCCGGACGGCGAGCGGGTCATCAGCCACACCTGCGACGTCTGGAACGTGCGCCCGCGCACGGTCTACCAGAACCTGGCTCTGGAACTCATCATGGCGCCTCACATCGACCTCGTCTCCATCCAAAGCGAGGCCGGCTACGGCAAGACCTTCCTGGCCCTGGCCGCCGCCCTCTACGCCGTGCAGGAGAAAAAGCAGTTCGACAAGATTTTCGTCTTAAAGCCCACCATCGAGATCGGGGCCAAGATGGGCTACCTGCCCGGCGACGTGTCGGAGAAGATGGAACCCTACGTGAAATACGTCTTCGATCTGCTGGTCAAGCTCCACCGTTGCCGGGCGGCCAACAAGGTCTTCCTCAACCCCAACGATGAGATGCTGCGGGTCAATCCCAAGAAGTTCGAGATCCTGCCCCTGGCCTACGTGCGCGGCATGAACATCGAAAACGCCTTCGTGGTCATCGACGAGGCTCAGAACCTGGCCCGCTCGGAAGTCCGGGCGCTTCTGACCCGCATGGGCGAAGGCGTCAAATGCGTGGTCCTTGGCGACACCTCCCAGGTGGACAACCCCTATCTCAACGAGGCCAACAACGGGCTCAACTGGATCGTGCGCAAGTTCAAGGGGTTCCCCAATTACGCCCACATCGTGCTCAAGGGCGAACGCTCGCGCGGGCCTATTACCGATATGGTGCTTCGATCCAAGCTCTAG
- a CDS encoding Hpt domain-containing protein, which translates to MHDPRRRALVFLLGEHELLAAEAEEALAVAGPVLAEALARLDQAAAGHNLAACAEAAHGLKGNLLNLGLAELAQTAEHACAAARQGEIAPARRAAATLRQTLATLLPG; encoded by the coding sequence ATGCACGATCCCAGACGCCGTGCCCTGGTTTTCCTGCTTGGGGAACACGAGCTGCTCGCGGCCGAGGCCGAAGAAGCCCTGGCCGTGGCCGGACCGGTCCTGGCCGAAGCCCTGGCCCGCCTGGACCAGGCCGCGGCCGGCCACAACCTCGCCGCCTGCGCCGAGGCCGCCCACGGCCTCAAGGGCAATCTGTTGAATCTCGGCCTGGCCGAGCTGGCCCAGACCGCCGAGCACGCCTGCGCCGCCGCCCGCCAAGGCGAAATTGCCCCGGCCAGACGCGCCGCCGCGACCTTGCGCCAGACGCTGGCCACGCTGCTGCCCGGCTGA
- a CDS encoding PAS domain-containing hybrid sensor histidine kinase/response regulator has protein sequence MSAARPVRAGQNGTSDKRLARLTSIIAALDQAIAFVAPSGVIAEINDRYLAWLGRSRDAVLGANLEVLGLETEDYQAAAFLDLFRRGVASTPVSFENRIGERDVTVKLQPVIEDGAFAGLIVSLIDVTPLVEARLGVEREKRFLEQVITIAGAAICIVNRDDVVVTINDEFTAITGFSRDQALGRPRSQLLRESPPSPCPARPADAAVQKRQSTIAARGGKRLTILKNAAPILDAGGRSTGGIESFVDVSDIIRAQVQAEEASRMKSAFLANMSHEIRTPLNAIMGLSQLLLGANLPPQQRECVETMRAAGEGLLVILNDILDFSRIEMGRLEIRPAPMDIDRLLEEVRRVMAQAADQQGLTLAIERDPSLPRVVLCDPVRLKQILLNLLSNAIKFTPSGRVTLSARRATANLGHDAPPRVTFAVRDTGPGITPEVRERIFEPFVQTEDAVARNPGGTGLGLSISNRLVELLGGSGLELDTSPGRGSVFSFTLSLPEPQAAHPRPDLPLPSAADFGGLRALVAEDNPYNRFLLQKILQKLGVGQADFASDGQEAVRLVLAARDADAPYHVVFMDVRMPILDGLEASRRLREHGVTTPIIALTAQATEDDDTQCRQAGMNAYFSKPYRINDLEAVLAEIATAPNRTWT, from the coding sequence TTGTCCGCCGCGCGCCCGGTCCGGGCCGGGCAAAACGGCACGTCCGACAAACGCCTGGCCCGGCTCACCTCCATCATCGCCGCCCTGGACCAGGCCATTGCCTTTGTCGCCCCTTCGGGCGTCATCGCCGAAATAAACGACCGCTATCTGGCCTGGCTTGGCCGCTCCCGAGACGCGGTGCTCGGCGCGAACCTCGAAGTCCTGGGCCTGGAAACCGAAGATTACCAAGCCGCCGCCTTTCTCGATCTCTTCCGCCGGGGCGTGGCTTCCACCCCGGTCTCCTTCGAAAACCGGATCGGCGAGCGTGACGTCACGGTCAAGCTCCAGCCGGTCATCGAGGACGGCGCGTTCGCCGGACTTATCGTCTCGCTCATCGACGTCACGCCGCTGGTCGAGGCGCGCCTTGGCGTGGAACGCGAAAAGCGCTTCCTCGAACAGGTCATCACCATCGCCGGCGCCGCCATCTGCATCGTCAACCGCGACGACGTGGTGGTGACGATCAACGACGAATTCACGGCCATCACCGGCTTTAGCCGCGACCAGGCCCTGGGCCGCCCCCGATCCCAGCTCCTGCGGGAATCGCCGCCGTCGCCCTGCCCGGCCCGCCCCGCCGACGCGGCCGTGCAAAAACGCCAATCCACCATTGCCGCCCGGGGCGGCAAACGCCTCACCATCCTCAAAAACGCCGCTCCCATCCTCGACGCCGGCGGCCGATCCACCGGCGGCATCGAATCCTTCGTGGACGTCTCCGACATCATCCGGGCCCAGGTTCAGGCCGAGGAAGCCAGCCGCATGAAATCGGCCTTCCTGGCCAACATGAGCCATGAAATCCGCACGCCGCTCAATGCCATCATGGGCCTGTCCCAATTGCTGCTCGGGGCCAACCTGCCGCCGCAACAGCGGGAATGCGTCGAAACCATGCGCGCCGCCGGCGAAGGCCTGCTCGTCATCTTAAACGACATCCTGGATTTTTCCCGCATCGAGATGGGGCGTTTAGAAATCCGGCCCGCGCCCATGGACATCGACCGGCTTCTGGAGGAAGTCCGCCGGGTCATGGCCCAGGCCGCCGACCAGCAGGGGCTGACCCTGGCCATCGAACGCGACCCGTCCCTGCCCCGGGTGGTGCTGTGCGATCCGGTGCGCCTGAAGCAGATTTTGCTCAACCTGTTGTCCAACGCCATCAAGTTCACGCCCAGCGGCCGCGTGACCCTTTCGGCCAGGCGCGCCACGGCCAACCTGGGCCACGACGCCCCCCCGCGCGTCACCTTCGCCGTGCGCGACACCGGCCCCGGCATCACTCCCGAGGTCCGGGAACGCATCTTCGAGCCCTTTGTCCAGACCGAGGACGCCGTGGCCCGCAACCCCGGCGGCACGGGCCTGGGGCTGTCCATTTCCAACCGGCTGGTGGAGCTGCTCGGCGGATCGGGCCTGGAACTGGACACGAGTCCCGGGCGCGGCAGCGTCTTCTCCTTCACCCTGTCCCTGCCCGAGCCCCAGGCCGCCCACCCCCGGCCGGACCTGCCCCTGCCCTCGGCCGCCGACTTCGGGGGACTGCGCGCCCTGGTGGCCGAGGACAACCCCTACAACCGCTTTTTGCTGCAAAAAATCCTGCAAAAACTCGGCGTGGGCCAAGCCGACTTCGCCAGCGACGGCCAGGAAGCCGTGCGTCTGGTGCTGGCCGCCCGGGATGCCGACGCGCCCTACCATGTCGTGTTCATGGACGTGCGCATGCCCATCCTCGACGGCCTGGAAGCCTCCCGCCGGCTGCGGGAGCACGGCGTGACGACGCCCATCATCGCCCTGACCGCCCAGGCCACCGAAGACGACGACACCCAGTGCCGCCAGGCCGGGATGAACGCCTATTTCTCCAAGCCCTACCGCATAAACGACCTTGAGGCCGTGTTGGCCGAGATCGCCACCGCGCCCAACCGGACCTGGACATAA